A stretch of Paenibacillus mucilaginosus 3016 DNA encodes these proteins:
- the topA gene encoding type I DNA topoisomerase, with translation MADSLVIVESPAKAKTISKYLGSKYIVKASMGHIRDLPKSQIGVEVKKNFEPKYITIRGKGSVLKELKDASKRVKKVYLAADPDREGEAIAWHLAHYLELSDQDACRVVFNEITKQAVKDAFKTPRKINQDLVNAQQARRILDRLVGYKISPLLWKKVKKGLSAGRVQSVAVKLIYDRENEIKAFEPEEYWTITAKLAANKSDFEAKFYSVNGEKKELKSQSEVNEVLALLGGSDFVVSEVKEKERLRNPSPPFITSSLQQEAARKLNFRAAKTMSVAQQLYEGIDLGSEGTVGLITYMRTDSTRISPVAQEEAKEYITGKYGEAYYPAEPRNYVKKNANAQDAHEAIRPSSVLREPESIKAHLSRDQFRLYKLVWERFVASQMASAVLDTMTVDLNAGPVVFRAVGSKIKFHGFMKVYVESSDEGAADAAADDDKFLPPLKQGDEAKPQAIDPKQHFTQPPPRYTEARLVKALEEMGIGRPSTYAPTLETIQKRGYVAIEEKKFVPTELGELVIQQMIEFFPEILDVEFTAHMEEGLDHIEEGKEDWVRVLSEFYDSFEKRLEVAEEEMEKIEIQDEVSDEICEKCGNHFVYKMGRFGKFLACSGFPDCRNTKPIVKDTGVTCPSCHEGKIIERRSKKGRIFYGCDRYPACEFVSWDKPVEQPCPKCGALLVEKRNKSGTFIQCVSCDFKEEAKEDDRED, from the coding sequence ATGGCCGATTCGCTAGTCATTGTGGAGTCACCCGCAAAAGCCAAAACCATATCCAAATATCTTGGCAGCAAATATATCGTAAAAGCGTCGATGGGTCATATACGCGATCTGCCCAAAAGTCAAATCGGGGTCGAAGTAAAAAAGAATTTTGAACCGAAATATATTACGATCCGCGGCAAGGGCTCCGTGCTCAAAGAGCTGAAGGACGCCAGCAAGCGTGTCAAAAAAGTCTATCTGGCGGCTGACCCGGATCGCGAAGGGGAAGCGATCGCCTGGCATCTGGCGCATTATCTCGAGCTGTCCGATCAGGACGCCTGCCGCGTAGTGTTCAACGAGATCACGAAGCAGGCGGTCAAGGACGCGTTCAAGACGCCCCGCAAGATAAACCAGGATCTCGTCAACGCCCAGCAGGCCCGCCGAATTCTGGACCGGCTCGTAGGCTACAAGATCTCGCCGCTGCTGTGGAAGAAGGTCAAGAAGGGCTTATCGGCCGGACGCGTGCAGTCCGTTGCGGTCAAACTCATCTACGACCGGGAGAATGAGATCAAGGCATTCGAGCCCGAAGAGTACTGGACGATTACGGCGAAGCTGGCCGCGAACAAATCCGACTTCGAAGCCAAGTTCTACAGCGTGAACGGCGAGAAGAAAGAGCTGAAGAGCCAGTCCGAGGTCAATGAAGTGCTGGCCCTGCTCGGCGGATCCGATTTTGTTGTAAGCGAAGTCAAAGAGAAAGAGCGCCTGCGCAACCCGTCGCCTCCGTTCATTACGAGCTCCCTGCAGCAGGAAGCGGCGCGCAAGCTGAACTTCCGTGCGGCGAAGACGATGTCGGTGGCACAGCAGTTATATGAAGGAATTGATCTGGGCAGCGAGGGAACGGTCGGTCTTATCACGTACATGCGTACGGACTCCACCCGCATCTCGCCTGTAGCCCAGGAAGAAGCCAAGGAATACATTACCGGCAAATACGGGGAAGCCTACTATCCGGCCGAACCGCGCAATTACGTCAAGAAGAATGCCAATGCCCAGGATGCGCACGAAGCGATCCGTCCGAGCTCCGTGCTCCGGGAGCCGGAATCCATCAAGGCTCACCTGAGCCGGGACCAGTTCCGTCTCTACAAGCTTGTGTGGGAGCGGTTCGTCGCCTCCCAGATGGCGTCGGCCGTCCTCGATACGATGACGGTGGACCTGAACGCCGGTCCGGTGGTGTTCCGCGCGGTAGGCTCCAAGATCAAGTTCCACGGCTTCATGAAGGTCTACGTGGAAAGCAGTGACGAGGGGGCTGCCGATGCGGCGGCGGATGACGACAAGTTCCTGCCTCCGCTGAAGCAGGGCGATGAAGCGAAGCCGCAGGCCATCGATCCGAAGCAGCATTTCACCCAGCCGCCGCCGCGATATACGGAAGCACGGCTCGTGAAAGCGCTGGAGGAGATGGGCATCGGCCGTCCGAGTACGTACGCACCGACGCTGGAGACGATCCAGAAGCGCGGCTACGTGGCGATCGAGGAGAAGAAGTTCGTGCCGACCGAGCTCGGGGAGCTTGTGATCCAGCAGATGATCGAGTTCTTCCCGGAGATCCTGGACGTGGAATTCACGGCCCACATGGAAGAAGGACTCGACCACATTGAGGAAGGCAAGGAAGACTGGGTCCGGGTGCTCAGCGAATTCTATGATTCGTTCGAGAAGCGGCTCGAGGTCGCGGAAGAAGAAATGGAGAAGATCGAGATCCAGGACGAAGTGTCCGATGAGATCTGCGAGAAGTGCGGGAACCATTTTGTATACAAAATGGGACGCTTCGGCAAATTCCTCGCCTGCTCCGGCTTCCCGGACTGCCGCAACACGAAGCCGATCGTCAAGGATACCGGCGTCACGTGTCCAAGCTGCCACGAAGGGAAGATCATTGAGCGGCGCAGCAAGAAAGGGCGCATCTTCTACGGCTGCGACCGGTATCCGGCCTGCGAGTTCGTCTCGTGGGATAAGCCGGTGGAGCAGCCCTGTCCCAAATGCGGGGCGCTGCTCGTCGAGAAGCGGAACAAGTCCGGGACGTTCATCCAGTGCGTCTCCTGCGACTTTAAGGAAGAAGCCAAGGAAGATGACCGGGAGGATTAA
- the dprA gene encoding DNA-processing protein DprA has translation MNNRDILIALHHMPGVGSRTIDLVFQHVSDFTEIRTRDLPHLTIPGLTPARASALSKGWAGLSAASFEMREQAYREKGIGCITRWDEEYPEMLRELPDAPWVLYTRGDVSLLKRHCIAMVGTRTPTAYGRAAAEGLSEGLSGAGLCVVSGMARGIDACAHIGALKEQGGTIAVLGCAIDEVYPPENKALYHRIADHALLLSEYPVGTKSHPGLFPQRNRIIAGLSLGVVVVEAALRSGSLITADQALEASRDVFAVPGPISSPKSQGTLSLLKQGAKLVSSAQDIVEEYTDRISFPSSAYIIGTGKALPELTPDEKRICDLLLDHPMNVDELLAGSGFTFGHLHSVLINLLMMRRIAELPGAVYTVP, from the coding sequence ATGAACAACCGCGACATCTTGATCGCCCTGCATCATATGCCGGGCGTAGGTTCCCGAACGATTGACCTCGTGTTCCAGCACGTTTCGGATTTTACCGAGATAAGGACACGGGACCTGCCGCACCTCACCATCCCGGGATTGACCCCGGCCCGCGCTTCCGCCCTATCCAAGGGGTGGGCGGGATTGAGCGCAGCGTCGTTCGAGATGCGGGAGCAAGCCTACCGGGAGAAAGGCATTGGGTGCATCACCCGCTGGGATGAAGAGTATCCGGAGATGTTGAGGGAACTCCCGGATGCTCCCTGGGTCCTGTACACCCGCGGGGATGTGTCGCTGCTGAAGCGTCACTGCATCGCGATGGTGGGGACGCGCACGCCGACGGCTTATGGCCGGGCTGCCGCCGAAGGGCTGAGCGAGGGGCTGTCGGGCGCCGGACTCTGCGTGGTCAGCGGCATGGCGCGGGGGATTGACGCCTGTGCCCATATCGGGGCGCTGAAGGAGCAGGGCGGCACGATTGCCGTGCTGGGCTGTGCGATTGACGAGGTATACCCTCCGGAGAACAAGGCGCTCTACCACCGGATCGCCGACCACGCCCTGCTGCTGTCGGAATATCCGGTGGGGACGAAGTCCCATCCGGGCCTGTTCCCGCAGCGCAACCGCATTATCGCCGGGCTCAGCCTGGGCGTTGTCGTCGTGGAAGCCGCCCTGCGCAGCGGATCACTGATCACGGCGGACCAGGCGCTTGAAGCATCCCGCGATGTGTTCGCGGTGCCCGGGCCGATCTCTTCACCGAAGAGTCAGGGCACACTGTCCCTTTTGAAACAGGGGGCAAAGCTTGTCAGCAGCGCGCAGGATATCGTCGAGGAGTATACAGACCGGATATCTTTTCCTTCTTCGGCATACATTATCGGTACGGGCAAAGCCCTGCCGGAACTGACACCGGACGAGAAGCGTATCTGCGATCTGCTGCTCGATCACCCGATGAATGTGGATGAGCTCCTGGCGGGGAGCGGATTTACGTTTGGACATTTGCATTCAGTTTTGATAAATTTACTAATGATGCGGCGAATCGCCGAGCTGCCCGGGGCCGTCTACACTGTGCCCTGA
- the sucD gene encoding succinate--CoA ligase subunit alpha, which yields MSILVDKNTKVITQGITGSVGMFHTKGGLDYGTQMVGGVTPGKGGTNIDIQLENGETVSLPVFNTVVEAKKATGATVSVIYVPPAFAADAIMEAVDAEMDLAICITEGIPVLDMVKVSRYMEGKKTRLIGPNCPGVITPGECKIGIMPGYIHTPGHVGVVSRSGTLTYEAVHQLTTRNIGQSSAVGIGGDPVKGSEFIDILKLFNEDPDTYAVIMIGEIGGSAEEEAAEWIAANMTKPVVGFIGGQTAPPGKRMGHAGAIISGGKGTAAEKVATMERCGIKVAPTPSEMGSTLVSVLEEKGLLEKCITKK from the coding sequence ATGTCTATTTTGGTTGATAAAAATACAAAAGTGATCACACAGGGTATCACAGGTTCCGTGGGCATGTTCCATACCAAGGGCGGCCTGGACTACGGCACGCAAATGGTCGGCGGGGTTACGCCGGGCAAGGGCGGCACGAACATCGACATCCAGCTCGAGAACGGCGAGACGGTTTCCCTTCCGGTATTCAACACCGTTGTGGAAGCGAAGAAAGCCACGGGCGCTACCGTATCGGTTATCTACGTACCGCCGGCTTTCGCTGCCGATGCGATCATGGAAGCCGTAGACGCGGAGATGGATCTGGCGATCTGCATCACCGAAGGCATTCCGGTGCTTGACATGGTGAAGGTAAGCCGCTATATGGAAGGCAAGAAAACCCGTCTGATCGGGCCGAACTGCCCAGGCGTCATCACTCCGGGCGAGTGTAAGATCGGCATCATGCCGGGCTATATCCACACACCGGGTCATGTCGGCGTCGTATCCCGCTCCGGGACGCTCACGTACGAAGCAGTTCACCAGCTGACCACCCGCAACATCGGCCAATCGTCCGCTGTGGGTATCGGCGGCGACCCGGTGAAGGGCTCCGAGTTCATCGACATCCTCAAGCTGTTCAATGAAGATCCGGACACCTACGCAGTTATCATGATCGGCGAAATCGGCGGTTCCGCTGAAGAAGAAGCGGCCGAGTGGATCGCAGCCAATATGACGAAGCCGGTTGTAGGCTTCATCGGCGGCCAAACGGCGCCTCCAGGAAAGCGCATGGGTCATGCCGGCGCGATCATCTCCGGCGGCAAAGGTACGGCAGCGGAGAAGGTGGCAACGATGGAGCGCTGCGGCATCAAGGTAGCTCCTACACCTTCCGAAATGGGCTCTACGCTCGTAAGCGTGCTGGAAGAAAAAGGTCTGCTCGAGAAGTGCATCACGAAGAAGTAA
- the sucC gene encoding ADP-forming succinate--CoA ligase subunit beta, producing the protein MNIHEYQGKAVLKQYGVAVPEGKVAFSVDEAVEAAKALGTPVVVVKAQIHAGGRGKAGGVKVAKNLDEVRTYASEILGKVLVTHQTGPEGKEVKRLLIEQGCDIKKEYYIGLVVDRGTGRVVMMASEEGGTEIEEVAEHSPEKIFKEVIDPAIGLQAFQARKLAYSINIPAELVNKAVKFMTALYTAFVEKDCSIAEINPLVVTGDGSVMALDAKLNFDSNALFRHKDILELRDLEEEDEKEIEASKFDLSYIALDGNIGCMVNGAGLAMATMDIIKYYGGDPANFLDVGGGATTEKVTEAFKIILSDPKVKGIFINIFGGIMKCDVIANGVVEAAKQVGLDRPLVVRLEGTNVELGKKILAESGINIVAADSMADGAQKIVSLVK; encoded by the coding sequence ATGAATATCCATGAGTATCAAGGCAAAGCAGTGCTCAAGCAGTATGGGGTTGCCGTACCGGAAGGTAAAGTCGCATTTTCGGTGGACGAAGCCGTTGAAGCGGCGAAGGCCCTCGGCACTCCCGTTGTTGTGGTGAAAGCGCAGATTCATGCCGGCGGCCGCGGTAAAGCGGGCGGCGTGAAAGTAGCCAAGAACCTCGATGAAGTTCGTACATACGCCAGCGAAATCCTTGGCAAAGTCCTCGTCACGCATCAGACAGGTCCGGAAGGCAAAGAAGTTAAGCGTTTGCTTATCGAACAAGGGTGCGATATCAAGAAGGAATACTACATCGGCCTCGTCGTTGACCGCGGCACCGGCCGTGTGGTTATGATGGCTTCGGAAGAGGGCGGCACGGAGATCGAAGAAGTGGCCGAGCATTCCCCTGAGAAGATTTTCAAAGAAGTGATCGACCCGGCGATCGGCCTGCAGGCTTTCCAGGCGCGCAAGCTGGCTTACAGCATCAACATTCCTGCCGAACTCGTGAACAAAGCAGTGAAGTTCATGACGGCTCTCTATACGGCATTCGTTGAAAAGGACTGCTCCATCGCCGAGATCAACCCACTGGTTGTAACGGGCGACGGCAGCGTCATGGCACTGGACGCGAAGCTCAATTTCGATTCCAACGCCCTGTTCCGCCACAAGGACATCCTCGAGCTCCGCGACCTCGAAGAGGAAGACGAGAAGGAAATCGAAGCTTCCAAGTTCGACCTGAGCTACATCGCCCTCGACGGCAACATCGGCTGCATGGTTAACGGTGCGGGTCTCGCGATGGCTACGATGGACATCATCAAGTACTACGGCGGCGATCCTGCCAACTTCCTGGACGTAGGGGGCGGCGCTACAACGGAGAAGGTAACCGAAGCGTTCAAGATCATCCTCTCCGATCCGAAAGTCAAAGGCATCTTCATCAACATCTTCGGCGGCATCATGAAGTGTGACGTGATCGCCAACGGCGTGGTGGAAGCGGCCAAGCAGGTAGGCCTGGACCGTCCGCTCGTCGTGCGTCTTGAAGGCACGAACGTAGAGCTCGGCAAGAAGATCCTCGCCGAGTCCGGCATCAACATCGTGGCGGCCGATTCCATGGCTGACGGCGCGCAGAAGATCGTTTCGCTCGTGAAGTAA
- a CDS encoding YifB family Mg chelatase-like AAA ATPase yields the protein MYGKVVSACLHGVEGKLVEVEVDLSNGLPQMSIVGLPDSAIKESMERVRAAIKNCGFVFPLQRITVNLAPADVRKEGAAFDLAIAAGILMTSGQISPELCRDRLIIGELALDGSVRGVPGVLSMMMSAGEQGIGQALVPLDNAEEAGWIEGCETRCIANLSELRPSPQGDGEMRLDADTAAADTGRIIGDERTDRRAESAAPGPAQALVDYADVCGQLHVKRALMICAAGMHNILLIGPPGTGKTMLAKRLPSILPAMSESESLDVTRIYSASGKFADRRQLIRSRPFRMPHHTVSSAGLVGGGGIPKPGEVSLAHRGVLFLDELPEFSRMALEVLRQPMEDRHVTIGRAKAVYRFPAHFLLAASMNPCPCGYWGAETEHQGCICTPLKVAHYRSKISGPLLDRIDLHIEVPRIDYKHLDNSLPQLSSREMKDRVEAAHRIQKERYGADGITFNSELQGRLLREHVKLDEASSLLLQRSFDLLGLSVRAHDRILKIARTIADLEGSRQVTAGHVAEALQYRQLDKKLSPGGM from the coding sequence ATGTACGGAAAAGTAGTCAGCGCATGTTTGCACGGGGTGGAAGGCAAGCTGGTGGAAGTGGAGGTCGATCTGAGCAACGGGCTCCCCCAGATGAGCATCGTGGGTCTGCCGGACTCGGCGATCAAGGAATCGATGGAGCGGGTGCGGGCGGCGATCAAAAACTGCGGCTTCGTCTTCCCCCTGCAGCGGATCACGGTGAATCTCGCTCCGGCGGATGTGCGCAAGGAAGGCGCCGCCTTCGACCTGGCAATCGCAGCCGGCATTCTCATGACAAGCGGCCAAATCTCCCCCGAGCTGTGCCGGGACAGGCTGATCATCGGCGAGCTGGCGCTCGACGGCTCCGTCCGCGGGGTACCCGGCGTGCTCTCCATGATGATGAGCGCCGGCGAGCAGGGCATCGGGCAGGCCCTCGTGCCGCTGGACAACGCGGAGGAAGCGGGCTGGATCGAAGGGTGCGAGACGCGATGCATCGCGAACCTGAGCGAGCTGCGCCCCTCTCCGCAGGGCGATGGAGAAATGCGATTGGACGCGGACACGGCTGCGGCGGACACGGGCCGGATCATCGGGGATGAGAGGACGGACAGACGGGCTGAGAGTGCCGCTCCCGGCCCGGCCCAGGCCCTGGTGGACTATGCGGACGTCTGCGGCCAGCTGCACGTCAAACGCGCCTTGATGATCTGTGCGGCGGGCATGCATAATATTCTGCTCATCGGGCCGCCGGGCACCGGCAAGACGATGCTGGCCAAGCGTCTTCCTTCGATTCTCCCGGCGATGAGCGAAAGCGAGTCGCTCGATGTGACGCGCATCTACAGCGCCTCCGGCAAATTTGCCGACCGCCGCCAGCTCATCCGCTCCCGTCCCTTCCGCATGCCCCACCATACGGTATCCTCCGCCGGGCTTGTCGGGGGAGGGGGCATTCCGAAGCCCGGGGAGGTCTCTCTGGCCCACCGGGGCGTCCTGTTCCTTGACGAGCTGCCGGAGTTCTCCCGCATGGCGCTTGAGGTGCTGAGGCAGCCGATGGAGGACCGGCACGTGACGATCGGCCGTGCGAAGGCGGTGTACCGCTTCCCCGCACACTTTCTCCTGGCGGCGTCGATGAACCCGTGCCCCTGCGGCTACTGGGGAGCCGAGACCGAGCATCAGGGCTGCATCTGCACCCCGCTGAAGGTAGCCCACTACCGTTCCAAAATTTCAGGGCCGCTGCTTGACCGGATCGATCTCCATATCGAGGTGCCCCGGATTGATTACAAGCATCTGGACAACTCGCTCCCCCAGCTCTCCTCCCGGGAGATGAAAGATCGGGTCGAGGCGGCCCACCGCATCCAGAAAGAGCGCTACGGCGCGGACGGCATCACTTTCAACAGTGAGCTGCAGGGCAGACTGCTGCGGGAGCACGTCAAGCTCGACGAAGCCTCCTCCCTGCTGCTCCAGCGTTCTTTTGACCTGCTCGGACTCAGCGTGCGGGCCCATGACCGGATTCTCAAGATCGCGCGCACGATCGCCGATCTCGAAGGTTCCCGGCAGGTGACGGCCGGTCACGTGGCCGAAGCGCTGCAGTACCGGCAGCTCGACAAGAAGCTCAGTCCAGGAGGCATGTAG
- a CDS encoding YraN family protein gives MEKGERMTGGGGRLNRRQLGAAGETAAERYLRGQGMRPLARNWRCRSGEIDLILMDGELVVFVEVRTRTSNRSFGTAAESVDARKQRQVAATSQVFLMQQHLLDRQIRFDVISVEAQGDGAILSLDHIRSAF, from the coding sequence ATGGAAAAAGGGGAACGCATGACGGGAGGCGGAGGCCGGCTAAACCGCAGACAGCTCGGTGCGGCAGGGGAAACGGCTGCAGAGCGGTATTTGCGGGGGCAGGGCATGCGTCCCCTGGCCCGCAACTGGCGCTGCCGTTCCGGTGAGATTGATCTCATTCTCATGGACGGGGAGCTCGTCGTCTTCGTCGAAGTGCGCACCCGGACCTCGAACCGGAGCTTCGGCACGGCGGCCGAGTCCGTCGACGCCCGCAAGCAGCGGCAGGTGGCGGCCACCTCCCAGGTTTTTCTGATGCAGCAGCACCTGCTGGACCGCCAGATCCGCTTTGACGTTATTTCCGTAGAGGCGCAGGGGGACGGCGCGATCCTGAGCCTTGACCATATCCGCAGTGCTTTCTGA
- a CDS encoding EscU/YscU/HrcU family type III secretion system export apparatus switch protein, whose translation MKEQQPTSVKRAVALKYDKEAGGAPKVVAKGKGRVAEAIVEKAKESGVMIQEDPSLVEVLSKLDIDQEIPPELYQLVAEVLSFVYRSDRRASEWKKGNA comes from the coding sequence ATGAAAGAGCAGCAGCCGACATCGGTCAAACGGGCGGTCGCCCTGAAGTACGACAAAGAAGCCGGCGGGGCGCCGAAGGTCGTTGCCAAAGGGAAGGGCCGCGTGGCGGAGGCCATCGTGGAGAAGGCAAAGGAAAGCGGCGTGATGATCCAGGAGGACCCTTCCCTGGTGGAGGTGCTCTCGAAGCTCGACATCGACCAGGAGATTCCGCCCGAGCTGTATCAGCTTGTGGCCGAAGTGCTGTCGTTTGTATATCGTTCGGACCGGAGGGCCAGTGAATGGAAAAAGGGGAACGCATGA
- a CDS encoding ribonuclease HII, whose protein sequence is MLEYEQSVWSAGKRLVAGVDEVGRGCLFGDVVAAAVILPQGLVLEEVNDSKKLSAKKRDKLYDIIRQEAVAVGVGIVDVETIEKINIRQASLLAMKLAVKSLEVTPDYLLVDAEQVNVPIEQMSLIHGDAVSQSIAAASIIAKVTRDRMCLKWDEEFPGYGLADHKGYATKFHRERILEFGPTAMHRSLFLRKLLGTGEEEEVEQGVLF, encoded by the coding sequence GTGCTTGAATATGAACAATCCGTATGGTCGGCAGGCAAACGCCTGGTGGCCGGCGTGGATGAAGTAGGACGGGGCTGCCTGTTCGGCGACGTGGTGGCTGCGGCGGTCATCCTGCCCCAGGGGCTCGTGCTCGAAGAAGTGAATGACTCCAAGAAGCTCAGCGCCAAAAAAAGGGACAAGCTGTATGACATCATCCGTCAGGAAGCGGTCGCCGTCGGCGTCGGGATCGTCGACGTGGAAACCATTGAGAAGATCAATATCCGCCAAGCCTCGCTCCTTGCAATGAAGCTGGCGGTGAAGAGCCTTGAGGTGACGCCGGATTATCTGCTGGTGGATGCGGAGCAGGTGAACGTGCCGATCGAGCAGATGTCGCTGATTCATGGGGACGCGGTGTCCCAGTCGATCGCTGCGGCGTCGATTATCGCCAAGGTTACCCGGGACCGGATGTGCCTCAAGTGGGACGAGGAGTTCCCGGGGTACGGGCTTGCAGACCACAAAGGATATGCGACGAAGTTTCACCGCGAGCGTATTCTGGAATTCGGTCCTACCGCCATGCACCGGAGTCTGTTCCTGAGAAAGCTTCTCGGGACAGGGGAAGAAGAGGAAGTGGAGCAGGGCGTCCTGTTCTGA
- a CDS encoding YdcF family protein, producing the protein MTGAKGAGMASRRIRRRWVVRILFPVMILAAGWVGAQAWMIWTYDPGHKTVPSDAAIVLGAAVWGSEPSPVLRERIHHAVDLYRQGLVRKIIFTGGTGKGAGMAESEAAERYAGAIGVPKGDLLTESKSVITEENLRFALELGKTQGLRSYTIVSDPLHLKRSMRMAADLGMEADASAASTTVYRSWRTKVPFWLREVFFHVGYVITKPFRGP; encoded by the coding sequence GTGACCGGAGCGAAGGGAGCAGGGATGGCATCAAGGCGAATCCGCAGGCGCTGGGTGGTCCGGATCTTGTTTCCGGTCATGATCCTGGCCGCTGGATGGGTTGGAGCGCAGGCCTGGATGATCTGGACCTATGACCCGGGACACAAAACGGTGCCTTCGGATGCGGCGATTGTGCTGGGTGCAGCGGTATGGGGGAGCGAGCCATCCCCCGTGCTGAGGGAGCGGATCCACCATGCGGTGGATTTGTACCGTCAAGGGCTGGTGCGGAAGATTATCTTTACGGGTGGTACGGGAAAGGGCGCCGGGATGGCGGAGTCCGAAGCCGCGGAGCGGTATGCTGGGGCAATAGGAGTGCCCAAAGGAGATCTCCTGACCGAATCGAAATCGGTGATCACGGAAGAGAACTTGAGATTCGCTCTGGAGCTGGGAAAGACCCAGGGCCTGCGGAGCTACACGATCGTAAGCGACCCGCTGCACCTGAAGCGTTCGATGCGGATGGCGGCGGATCTGGGGATGGAGGCGGATGCCTCGGCTGCGTCGACGACAGTGTACCGGAGCTGGCGGACGAAGGTGCCTTTTTGGCTGAGGGAAGTCTTCTTCCATGTCGGTTATGTGATCACCAAGCCGTTCCGGGGACCGTAA
- the ylqF gene encoding ribosome biogenesis GTPase YlqF: MTIQWFPGHMTRARRQIQDKLKLIDLAIELLDARIPLSSRNPMIDEILLNKPRLVLLNKSDLADPERTKEWVAYFAEQGLNAVPIDSVGGNPVKEIMNRSKDLLEEKIAAQVRKGINPRAIRALIVGIPNVGKSTLINRMAGRKIAATGDKPGVTKGQQWIKVGTEMELLDTPGILWPKFEDQTVGFRLAATGAIKEEILHPEEIALFAMRYLTQHYGDALKERFGLDKLPEDPQDTDAIVKVMEAVGRKRGALVSGGRVDLEKASLAILRELRAGKLGRITLETPADIMVTAE, from the coding sequence TTGACGATTCAATGGTTTCCCGGTCATATGACCCGGGCCCGTCGTCAAATTCAAGACAAGCTGAAGCTCATCGATCTGGCGATCGAGCTGCTGGATGCGCGTATCCCGCTCTCCAGCCGCAATCCGATGATTGACGAGATTCTGCTGAACAAGCCCCGTCTGGTGCTGCTGAACAAGAGCGACCTGGCGGACCCCGAGAGGACCAAGGAATGGGTGGCTTACTTCGCCGAGCAGGGCCTCAATGCCGTACCGATCGACTCGGTTGGCGGCAACCCGGTGAAGGAAATCATGAACCGGAGCAAGGACCTGCTGGAGGAGAAGATCGCGGCGCAGGTTCGCAAGGGCATCAATCCCCGTGCGATCCGGGCGCTGATTGTCGGGATCCCGAATGTCGGCAAGTCGACGCTGATCAACCGCATGGCCGGACGCAAGATTGCCGCAACAGGTGACAAGCCGGGCGTCACCAAAGGCCAGCAGTGGATCAAGGTTGGCACCGAGATGGAGCTGCTCGATACGCCGGGGATTCTGTGGCCGAAGTTCGAGGACCAGACCGTTGGCTTCCGTCTGGCGGCTACCGGCGCGATCAAGGAAGAGATTCTCCATCCGGAGGAGATTGCCCTGTTCGCTATGCGGTACCTCACGCAGCACTATGGCGATGCGCTCAAGGAGCGTTTCGGGCTCGATAAGCTGCCGGAGGATCCGCAGGATACGGACGCGATTGTCAAAGTGATGGAGGCCGTCGGGCGCAAGCGCGGCGCGCTGGTCAGCGGGGGTCGCGTCGATCTGGAGAAAGCTTCTCTGGCTATCTTGCGCGAACTCCGTGCAGGCAAGCTGGGCCGTATTACGCTTGAAACACCGGCAGATATCATGGTTACTGCCGAATAG
- the lepB gene encoding signal peptidase I, translating into MEQDQTVDKSTPVKNEAWEWIKALLIAAALVFFIRWLVFAPFIVEGPSMQPNFETGERLIVNKFIYRFTDPKHGEVLVFHAPSEKDYIKRVIALPGETVRVEGDQVYVNNQLVDETYLKEALDKAKQEGRPYNMRNFPEQTVPEGSVFVMGDNRSNSSDSRDPSVGFVPYEKIVGRADLIFWPFDKISLVHSK; encoded by the coding sequence ATGGAGCAGGACCAAACCGTTGACAAATCAACCCCTGTAAAAAACGAAGCCTGGGAATGGATCAAAGCACTGCTGATTGCCGCTGCTCTCGTGTTTTTTATCCGCTGGCTCGTATTTGCCCCCTTTATAGTGGAAGGACCATCGATGCAGCCGAACTTTGAGACTGGCGAGCGGCTCATCGTGAATAAATTTATATACCGCTTTACGGACCCCAAGCATGGCGAAGTGCTCGTATTCCATGCGCCATCCGAGAAAGACTACATAAAGCGGGTCATCGCGCTTCCCGGCGAAACCGTCCGGGTCGAAGGCGACCAGGTTTACGTCAACAACCAGCTTGTGGATGAAACCTATTTAAAGGAAGCGCTGGATAAGGCGAAGCAAGAAGGCAGACCCTATAACATGCGAAATTTCCCGGAGCAGACCGTGCCGGAAGGCAGCGTATTCGTCATGGGCGACAACCGTTCGAACTCCTCGGACAGCCGTGACCCAAGCGTAGGCTTCGTACCATATGAGAAGATTGTGGGCCGGGCGGATCTGATTTTCTGGCCGTTCGACAAGATCAGTCTGGTTCATTCCAAATAA